The following proteins are encoded in a genomic region of Neisseria perflava:
- the tsaD gene encoding tRNA (adenosine(37)-N6)-threonylcarbamoyltransferase complex transferase subunit TsaD, with amino-acid sequence MLVLGIESSCDETGVALYDTERGLLAHHLHTQMAMHAEYGGVVPELASRDHIRRVVPLTQGCLKEAGVGYADIDAVAFTQGPGLGGALLAGSGFANALAFAIGKPVIPVHHLEGHLLSPLLADDKPEFPFVALLVSGGHTQFMAVRGIGDYTLLGESVDDAAGEAFDKTAKLLGLPYPGGAKLSELAKLGTPDAFTFPRPMLHSHDLQMSFSGLKTAVLTDVEKVRAETGSDEIPEQTRNDICRSFQDAVVDVLAAKAKKALLDTGFRTLVVAGGVGANWKLRDEFSRLTVKMPSEKGKSKPQEEKINVYFPPMAYCTDNGAMIAFAGAMRLAERQAVGAFNVKPRWPLSDIVKQG; translated from the coding sequence ATGTTGGTATTAGGAATTGAATCATCTTGCGACGAAACCGGCGTTGCGCTCTACGATACCGAGCGCGGCCTGTTGGCGCATCATTTGCACACACAAATGGCGATGCACGCCGAATACGGCGGCGTTGTCCCCGAGTTGGCCAGCCGCGACCATATCCGCCGTGTCGTGCCGTTGACGCAAGGTTGCTTGAAGGAAGCAGGCGTAGGCTATGCCGACATTGACGCGGTTGCCTTTACGCAAGGCCCGGGTTTGGGCGGCGCATTACTGGCCGGTTCAGGCTTTGCCAACGCCTTGGCATTTGCCATCGGCAAGCCCGTTATCCCCGTTCACCATCTTGAAGGCCATTTGCTCTCTCCCTTGTTGGCAGACGACAAGCCTGAATTTCCATTTGTCGCTTTGCTGGTGTCGGGCGGACATACGCAATTTATGGCTGTACGCGGTATCGGCGATTACACCTTGCTGGGTGAAAGTGTGGATGATGCGGCAGGCGAAGCGTTTGATAAAACGGCCAAGCTTTTGGGCCTGCCTTACCCCGGCGGTGCCAAATTATCCGAGCTGGCCAAACTCGGCACGCCTGATGCTTTCACATTCCCACGCCCCATGCTCCATTCGCACGATTTGCAGATGAGCTTTTCCGGTTTGAAAACCGCCGTTTTGACAGATGTCGAAAAAGTCCGCGCCGAAACCGGCAGCGATGAAATTCCCGAACAGACGCGCAACGATATTTGCCGCTCTTTCCAAGATGCGGTGGTTGACGTATTGGCGGCCAAAGCCAAAAAAGCGTTGTTGGATACCGGCTTCAGAACTTTGGTGGTTGCCGGCGGCGTGGGTGCAAACTGGAAACTGCGTGATGAATTTTCGCGCTTAACCGTCAAAATGCCGTCTGAAAAAGGCAAATCCAAACCGCAGGAAGAAAAAATCAACGTCTATTTCCCACCGATGGCATATTGCACTGATAACGGCGCAATGATTGCCTTTGCCGGCGCGATGCGACTTGCCGAGCGTCAGGCTGTCGGTGCATTCAATGTCAAGCCGCGCTGGCCGCTGTCGGATATTGTGAAGCAGGGTTGA
- the ccsB gene encoding c-type cytochrome biogenesis protein CcsB, producing MNNKHQALPEHELLTHKSFIRNLNLFDWAFALLIAVGAFIAQTQAGLHMDIYEMVILWASAGIAVFLGWFFKPMRWFIPVGVCLAYLAVDLYGGDIKRADGFLLKYLLSSQSAIMWQCAFVFFALFAYIVGAMAAVRKNVPSNTLLGMGTVFAWVSAMAGFVGLLVRWHESYLLRPDAGHIPVSNLYEVFILFLVITALMYLYYEGRFAVQKLGGFVFSFMAIVVGFVLWYSVSREAHAIQPLIPALQSWWMKIHVPANFIGYGAFCIAAMLGIAELLALRKEDAGKKSWLPHSQVIEEVMYKAIAVGFLFFTIATILGALWAADAWGRYWSWDPKETWAFIVWLNYAIWLHLRLVAGWRGKVLAWWAVIGLIITAFAFIGVNMFLSGLHSYGTL from the coding sequence ATGAATAACAAACATCAGGCCTTGCCCGAGCATGAGCTTCTGACACACAAATCATTTATCCGAAACCTCAACCTCTTCGACTGGGCATTCGCGCTGCTGATTGCAGTCGGCGCGTTTATTGCCCAAACCCAGGCCGGTTTGCACATGGACATCTACGAAATGGTGATTTTGTGGGCGAGTGCCGGTATTGCTGTTTTTCTAGGTTGGTTTTTCAAACCGATGCGCTGGTTTATCCCTGTGGGCGTATGCTTGGCGTATTTGGCCGTTGATTTGTATGGCGGCGACATCAAACGCGCAGACGGCTTCCTGCTCAAATACCTGTTAAGCAGCCAGTCGGCGATTATGTGGCAATGCGCGTTTGTGTTCTTTGCCTTGTTTGCCTATATCGTCGGCGCGATGGCAGCGGTGCGCAAGAATGTGCCGTCCAATACGCTTTTGGGCATGGGTACCGTGTTTGCGTGGGTTTCCGCGATGGCGGGCTTTGTCGGTTTGCTGGTGCGTTGGCATGAAAGCTATCTGCTGCGTCCCGATGCCGGCCATATTCCGGTCTCCAACCTTTACGAAGTATTCATCTTGTTCTTGGTCATTACGGCGCTGATGTACCTCTATTACGAAGGCCGTTTTGCCGTACAAAAACTGGGTGGCTTTGTCTTCAGCTTTATGGCGATTGTGGTCGGATTTGTCTTGTGGTACAGCGTTTCACGCGAGGCTCATGCCATTCAGCCGCTGATTCCGGCTTTGCAGTCTTGGTGGATGAAAATCCACGTTCCGGCCAACTTTATCGGCTACGGTGCATTCTGTATTGCCGCCATGCTGGGTATTGCCGAACTGCTGGCACTCCGAAAAGAAGATGCGGGCAAAAAATCATGGCTGCCGCACTCGCAAGTCATTGAAGAAGTCATGTACAAAGCGATTGCCGTCGGTTTCCTGTTCTTCACAATTGCCACCATTCTCGGCGCATTGTGGGCAGCCGATGCGTGGGGCCGCTATTGGAGCTGGGACCCGAAAGAAACTTGGGCATTCATCGTTTGGCTGAATTACGCTATCTGGTTGCATTTGCGGCTGGTGGCAGGCTGGCGCGGCAAAGTGTTGGCTTGGTGGGCGGTCATCGGCTTGATCATTACCGCCTTTGCCTTTATCGGCGTGAATATGTTCTTGAGCGGCCTGCACTCTTACGGCACTTTGTAA